The following coding sequences lie in one Rutidosis leptorrhynchoides isolate AG116_Rl617_1_P2 chromosome 4, CSIRO_AGI_Rlap_v1, whole genome shotgun sequence genomic window:
- the LOC139844212 gene encoding transcription factor bHLH91-like, with protein sequence MLVNPDLYEGSDCYDPAYLESLIEHHQHNHNHQENDTNHLPQSTHLHNFNQNPNFESPNGYHHLINMEMEHQNQIIHDLNWTTNTTHSHDQIISTENIPNMPLITPNPTPPDLLNLFQLPRCSNSSILFSNLNHIDQSSYDPLLPLNLPPQPPFFKELIHSLPNGYNLTGGGSIFGEMDMERDHQLYHEGDGILKFSNDINGIIGKGRDVKDTKHFATEKHRRQQLNDKFEALRNLVPNPTKTDRASVVGDAIEYINELKRTVEELTILVERKRCNRGRMKKHKTEDDSTLDVESINTRPNGGGDHDQQGYNGNSASTLRSSWLQRKSKTTEVDVRIIDDEVTIKLVQQKRINCLLYVSKVLDELQLDLNHVAGGLIGDFYSYLFNTKICERSSVYASAIASKLIEVVDRHYASIPAATGY encoded by the exons ATGCTAGTTAATCCTGATTTATATGAAGGAAGTGATTGTTATGATCCAGCTTATCTTGAATCCCTCATTGAACACCATCAACATAATCACAATCATCAAGAAAATGACACCAACCACTTACCACAATCTACCCATCTTCATAACTTCAATCAAAATCCAAACTTTGAATCACCAAATGGTTACCATCATCTCATCAACATGGAAATGGAACACCAAAATCAAATAATTCATGACCTTAATTGGACCACAAATACTACTCATTCACATGATCAGATTATTTCAACTGAAAACATACCAAACATGCCTTTAATTACACCAAATCCAACCCCACCTGATCTTCTTAATCTTTTTCAATTACCAAGATGTTCAAACTCATCGATTTTATTTTCTAACCTGAACCATATCGATCAGAGTTCATATGATCCTTTACTTCCGTTAAATCTCCCACCACAACCCCCGTTCTTCAAGGAATTGATTCATTCTCTACCGAACGGGTATAATTTGACAGGTGGCGGGTCTATATTTGGCGAAATGGATATGGAAAGAGATCATCAATTGTATCATGAAGGTGATGGAATTTTGAagtttagtaatgatattaatgggATCATTGGAAAAGGTAGAGATGTTAAAGATACTAAACATTTTGCTACTGAAAAGCATAGGAGACAACAATTGAATGATAAATTTGAGGCTTTGAGGAATTTGGTCCCTAATCCCactaag ACGGACCGAGCATCGGTAGTAGGAGACGCAATAGAATACATAAACGAGCTCAAAAGAACCGTCGAGGAACTCACAATTCTCGTGGAAAGGAAAAGATGCAATAGAGGAAGGATGAAAAAGCACAAAACCGAAGACGACTCTACATTGGATGTCGAGAGCATAAATACAAGGCCAAATGGTGGTGGTGATCATGATCAACAAGGCTATAATGGTAACTCTGCTTCAACGTTGAGAAGCTCTTGGCTTCAAAGAAAATCGAAGACCACGGAAGTCGATGTTCGAATCATTGATGATGAAGTTACTATCAAATTAGTCCAACAAAAGAGAATCAATTGTTTACTATATGTTTCCAAAGTTCTTGATGAACTACAGTTGGATCTAAATCATGTTGCTGGTGGCCTAATTGGTGATTTCTATAGTTACCTATTTAACACCAAG ATTTGTGAAAGGTCATCCGTTTATGCAAGTGCAATAGCAAGCAAACTAATTGAGGTGGTGGACAGACACTATGCAAGTATCCCAGCAGCCACTGGCTACTAA